In the genome of Arachis stenosperma cultivar V10309 chromosome 2, arast.V10309.gnm1.PFL2, whole genome shotgun sequence, the window gatttttaaaatattgcCATGGTAACATGTTGGAGTTAACTCATGCTCATTAACTTTCATCCATTTATTCTACTATAGTAGAGCATAGCTTCTCATAAACTGGTTTACTCAAGTTAACAATCAAAGTTTTTGCCTTTTGTATTTCTATTTTCTAGGACTTATGTTGGAAATGGATGATCAAAAATAAACTAGGAATCTTAACAAACCTTTATCGCTCAAGAAGATAATGAGCCATGCCTTTGCTATTTTTCCTCTTCTCCAATGTCGTCATTGTCGTTGCTGCTGCTTTCATCCTGCAAATTCGAATTAATAGAAGAACGACCACGACGTCCCATAGCAACAAGATCAAGAAGCCTTCTCCTTGCAACATATACAGGATTTGGTTCAATTAAACAACCTCGTTCATAAGCTTCCCTCAAGAAAACGGTATGCCGTTTCCCCTTTGTTGATAGATAGAAGATCCCGGGATGATCCAAGAACAGGTCCCTTATGTTGAAGTCAATCCCAAACCATTTTCTGAATTGGCTGATCTTTTCAACTTCTACCATCTTCTCCACAGTTAAACTTAGGAACTCGTGAACAATTGACACTGCTCGTTTCTCCATGGCCATCAATGCTGCCTTAGACTTCTTTTTCTCCCCCACAACCACCTCATAAGGCCCAACATATGGCAAAGTCTGCCATTCTTTCACCTTGGCCTTGAAATTCTTGCCTAGTTTCATCCCTGGAGGATACCCGTGCTTGAAACTGAACCGCAATTCTGTCCTTACATTGCAATCCTCCTTGCAGCACTCAACAACCCTCCAATCCTCAATGGCTGCTCTAAAACCATTTCGAGGAACACCTTCAACCAGCTTCAACAAATGAGTGTTAGGTTCATGAGCATCACACAGCTTGAAAACACTAGGATTTGCAGATATAACTGAGTCCTCGAAATTATCAGGCAGCCCAAGCTCCCTCCAGACCTTGAAAATCGCACGAAGAGGAACCGTTTTGGACGCAGACATGGACAATATCCGAACCAATCGATCAACCACCATTGGCAAAGAAGCATTAATAGCCTTCTCTTCCTGCTTGGAAACATCAAGAGCAGCATCTGTGAGCCTGCAAAAAGGCTGCAACTTGGAGGGGTCATAATAAATTTGGAAGATGTGAGGAAACTTGCGGAGGAAGGAAGTGGCACCGCGGTTGAGATGGAGTTTCTGGGAGAGCCTGGAGAGGAAGTCAATGGACACGGACGGATTCCTGGGGTTTGCGAGGATGAGATCTTGAATGGCAATGACTTTGAAGAGGCTCTTGTACTTGTCCATGAGCTTCTCAAATGTAGGGTCTCGAACTCTCGAGGCAACATACTGAGCCGACGTAGTTTTTGATCGAATGGAGATTGAGAAACCAAATGAGTGCTTGTGTTTGATCAAAATTTTCATAATGTGGATTCCCATTGTTTGTCTCTATGCCTTGCAAATTCTTtttggcatttcatcaaacacttggggGTGAATTACcagaagaagaaaacaatgTGCCACTTGAATGATCATAGAGAGCTTGATTGGAAATAAAGTTGATGACAACAGCGACTTGAAGTCCTGTAAATCCATTGGATTTCTTATGTATATATTTGACAGCAGAAACTCATCGAATTTGAACTATTATATGTAGTCTAGCACAGTAGCAGAAGCTCTAACCACGAGACAACCTCTAATCATTGCAAATAATTTATACTTGCAATTTGAGAAGGCTAATGATGTGTCTCCTATGTATGCCAATTTGGTTTATTAGTAAATAAGGTTTAGTGATAAAATTTTCAGTGGTTATTCTAAATCTATAAGACATCTTTGTGTGAAGATATAGTAAATTGTTAGATAATTTGATATGtttgatatatatatttaaataaattatctaataatttataatatggTCTTCACATAAAAATACTTTCGTAAAAATAATTACCAAAatcttaaataaacaaataaaaatattcaactTACTCATTTACAAATCAATtgcatttttaatttctttatttttttattgctaTAATACTACATACATAACATTTATCTTCTAGTAAAACTTCTAAGTAGTTTTTTTGAAAGATGTAGAAAGAAAAATTCATAGAATAATGGTGAAATCATTTTATAATTGTATAGCTATTCCCCTTATTTTAGAtacttataattaattattaaaaatgaaaGTGTCTAGGTTACAACCAATTCAATTATTGTattcattatttattaaataaaaatgaacaattttagttttttttaatctatataTCAAAATGTTATTACAGTTAACAAGTCTGAgcataataaaatttaattttttttcttttttttttgaaaagttaaTACCTTTGTACTTATCTTCTAATATTTGGAGAAAAGAAAGTACATGTAATgtattgttaaaaaatatattattaatttttaatattattttatatgttaaactaatattaattaattgtttttttatactaaaatattAGTTTGGACATTTTTctattttactaaaatttttttgtgtggAACATTTTTCAATTTCTTCTAACACCTATAATGTGAACTATGAGTCTATGGCGGGACGGTTCTACCAAGAGGCTCTTGATATATTGTAGCCTCTTTCTTTTTTGGGACACACTCTTAATAATTAGCTATTAGCAAACTTAAAAGGACGGTGTGAATGTGAATCGAGACGCTCCGAGGTGTAGCTCATCCTGCTGAAGTTTAGACCGGCTTTTGTTGGAGCGGCAGGGTGAAACGTCATCTCTTTGTGAGGGCGGCGACGTCGGACACATGCAAAGAGACTTCGACGCTCAAGTGAGTATGAATGTGAGAGTATTCAAAGTAGAATAGAATGAATTGCGTACCTGTGACTAAGTGAGTCACTTGTATATAATGGAGTTACTGAAGGCAGTTATCCGTATCGTTTGTTACCGGTTTGGGCGGGGTCTTCGTAATTCTGTGGAGAGATTTGCGGGGGAGTTGTGTGCTGATCCTGGTTCCAAGATTATTGGTATGGACCGGTTTAGGCTAACGAATCATAGCCCCCAAGGTTGACCTGTTTCGGAAGTCAGGCTATAAACAGGTTAAGCTtttatgagttataactcggaACGAGGATCTGAGGTAGGTTGTTTGTCACTAGCGACTTTGGAGTGTGGTGGTTTTGATGTTTTGATGTGCCGAGCTATAGCTCGGAGCCCCCAAACTTAACTCTTTCATTGTcgaatttgaaaagaagaaaaggtcaatcttttgaatttttgtgGTAATCCTTTCGGGAGTGTTTttagaagagagagagagagaatgttGGAAAAGACAGTTTCCTTTAATACATGTTAGTAATTGGAACAGTGGTGAAATATCGCCATTGATTTGCGTTTTTGGTTTTATCATCAACGGCTGGGGTTTGCTTTTGAAGGTGTAACGTTTACAGAAGGTGTGGGGTAGTGGGATGGTGGGTGGTTTTTGCTGGATTCTTTGAGTATCCGCTTTTGGGATTTTTTCCTTTTCAGTTGTGTTTGCGGAAGATGAGTAAGAAAGGTTAGTTTCTCTTCTCTTGTtgtctttttgttttctgtGTGCATGTTTGTTTTCGAAATGGAAAAGGGAAAAAAGGTTGAGATAAGGACTGCTGTTAGTGGTAAGAAGGAGGTTAAAATTGTGGAAGATGTGTAGGTTTGGGATCCTGCAAATTCGTTTTCTTGGGTGGCGGAGTCGGTCAAGGGGTATGCTTTTATGTTTGACGACGAGCAGAGTGTATCGCAGTTAGGGTTAGTTTCTTCGTGGGTTAGAGAATGTAGTGATATCAAACTTAAGTTTGTGCCATGCAGTGCTAATGATCGCGTCTTTCATCGCGAGGAggggtttgagttcttcttcATGTATAGTTGTGTTTTTGTTGACTTAGGTGTGAAGTTCCCTTTTTCTGAGTTTGAACATGGCATGTTGATGCAGCTTAAGTGTGCACCGTCGTAGTTGCACCCTAATTCTTGGGTGTTTGTTAGAGCTTTTGAGATTCTGATGGGGTATTTAGAGATCGAGACTTCGTTGGAAGTCTTTTTTGCATTGTTTCAGTGTAAGGGGGTTAAACGAGTTTGTTAGTTGAATCTGGCCAGTGCCCATGGTCGTGCCATTTTTAGTTTGTATGATCTTCTTATAAGGGTTTTAAGTCTATGTTTTTGAAGATTGGTGTCGCTGAGGGTGAATTTCCTTGGTTCGTTGACGAGTGTCTGTTGGAGAGGTTTCCTTTGTTCTAGGTTCCGAGGCCTAGGCAGATATTTGGTATGGATGAAATGGAATATAGGAATGAGATAATTGTGGAGTTTTTAGTTAATCATATATCCTCTTCCGGTTAATTGTCTGTCGTTGAACTTCTTGAGTTGGAGACGGATAAGGATGCATTGGCTGGATATATAGGTAATTATTGTGTGTTCTTTGTTTGCATAtgatttgttttgttttgtaattcctttgttgcttatttgttttattttcagaCTAAAAACGTTGATAAGCAGGGTTCGAGTAGTCATATTATGGCAGAGAAAGGTGCCGAGGTTGATAAGCTATCGCCTACTAAGAAAATTAGTTTTAAGTGAAAAAAGGGTGAAGGAAAAAAGGAGAGGCCAGTGTAGTTGGCCGGGGATAAGCTCGACGGGAAAGATATTGATTTAGAGGTCGTGAAAAAGTTTACGGCAAATTAGAAGGCGCTGCATGGCTATACAAGGGATGAGGACTTGACCTCGCTGTGGAGTGAACATTTTCCATTTACTATAGTCGCTGATGAGTATTGTCAGAGCCTTGCCGACATCAAGCTTGTTCACGGTGTTGGGGATGTTGGTGTTTGTTAGTATCTGCAGGTAAGTGTTGTTTTGTAGGTTTTCTTGTTTGCATTTGTGTTATTTTTGTCTGATTTGCTTTTATTGTTTGTAGGTGATGGGAGCTCGGCTGATTTCCATTGGTCAAACTCAAGAGCTAAAACATGCTAGGGACACTTTTGACAGAGCCACGGTTGATCATCTAATGCAGGATAATTTGGAGAAGGGGGATAAGCTTCGTACTGATCTGGATTTGGTGGATTCTTTGCAAGGGAAACTGACAGTCACCGAGGATGTTGGGAAAAAGCTTGGTGAGGAGAAGACTGCTTTGGAGGCTAGGTTGATAGTTcttggtgttgagaagaaaCAGCTTGAGACTTAGAAGGAGGATCATGGGCTCGAGATGTTCGCTGCTGGCTTTGAGAGAGCGGTTGAGCAAGCAAAACTTCTAGTGCCtgctgtaacaccctaccacgctaagctttacgcttaagccgtaaaacagaggtggtgtggtattacgacctctaaaataaaataagtacatataatagcagaagaattataatatgctaggagccgtgaagaaaagaggaaacaaaatcgcaaaataaaagcgcaacgctcaaggAACGGGTTAACCTGCGTGCTAAGGAAACCATAACTATTAAACATATGATAACAGAAGTAGGAATAGAgtgccaaagatacaaaataacaagctcctaactcagcctgcgaagtcaagactggccggagaatatttacatatatatacatacatatccaaaatccaaaagtacatatacacaatcctgcctctccataaacctctaggaggatcaaaagaacaagttatgcggagagaaaaccaagtacatatatacacatcatagcataacaaaataaccctgtaaccactccgcttcaagggtccagacgcctaacgagatgcctctcgacctgcatctgaaaaacaacaacatagtatggtatgagaaccagaggttctcagtatggtaaaggtgccacacacataatatataaggtcctgggaatgccagaggcaatcctagaacgccgacactcagattgtagagcttaaagtattaaacagaaaCCATAAAATGTGGTTTAATAAGGATATTTaaacctaacttaacttaaccttaaatctaaATCCCATTCTGCCATTCCTCCATATCTCCGACTCCATCATGCATTTTCACAGACAACTAAACAGACAAAGGcaagcacaagaaggttacaagtactgtagataacaaatatacatttaacatggcaagtacatttaggcacacccagttaatacacaagcaagtaattcaagtaatatgcatatgatgcatgcctgtcctatggttgatgaggctcatctgtcggttatccagccaacccgacaagtctgaattgtccttagactgtcccccgacgtgcatccccaagagtctatgcatagatttttttctcaaataatcaatattgctcaatgggggtaacattcccgggaatttatatagtgcccggtcacacttacgtcgtagggtcaacagagtatcgagttttctacctggtacacgtggtggcaagccacggcacttaatccagggaatctcgtatctcagattattcaaattcataagccatataaataattcaattataattcatcaacttcaacatcattctcaatcgcatttcattcatcatcatacatcaatcatattcaatccttatccttcattatcacacctcccattccgtccatcaatagttccaattcaaaacataactcattcttttctaaatgaatcaaacttaaaacatgctcattttcttaataactctaaatcaaaccatataactcttgaatctaaatctttttaaataatcatataaacaaaatctctaatttttataaaatttcggcagcatctcctctaaaactcggactttgccacccttttcgggtccaaacctgctttcttttcaattcaacataccCTTCCTCATTATCATATCAGTCACCACAATAAATCTACCTCAGATCAACAATTAtactcatacaatattcaaatccaacaaccaaaatttaactaaggatcatagttcacaaatcctaggcttctaacacaaaatgcctcaaatcaataattcaccaaATTATTAGTTAATCAACAAGTACCTAACCAACCatgttcatcaacaataacattcaaccataattctctccaaattaacataacaacattcaccatccaaaattaataactaattatccaaTAAACTTCAACTAATTATATTCATTGAcaaattactaaacattaaacatacacctgcattccaacttatcctatggtcatctagcctaagttttcacagaacattatatattaaatgcaagaaatctaaaccataccttggccgatttccacgTAACGACCAAAGCAAATTATTTAAAACCAAGGCAGCCCCTCAAAATTCAACTAATcagcttcctccaagttccaatattcacaatttcaagctccaattatttattcacaacctaatacacatttataacacatatatatccaatttaatactcaaagctcaaatttaatgaaattaaaataaaattatcgtatcctcaccttacccaagcttcacataagcaagagtaAACATTTTTCTCAaactaattggatcctaaaacatcagaaatcaaagaaattcaacattcccacttaaaattcgaaaattgggGGAAATGAAGGCTGAGTGTAAAATAATGAgttacctatgaaattgttccggtagaaatgtagagctcgacgcggtgaacgcgtggccgcaaacggtgcggcaattGGAACTCGGACGGAGAAGTTACGGGGATCGGAAGTTAACGTAACAATGTTGACGTTCTTCCTTTCTTCTCCCTGATGCTCTTCGACGCTGCCAAAAATGGGGAGAAGAAGAACGTGGGTTCACTTAAAGGGCTGGTCCGGTTGGGCCCACAGCCTGGTTTGGgcccggttcaaccggttcggtccgttcggtccaatcttggatCGATTTCTTcaaaattggtgtcaaaattctcgtttcgtTGAGTtctatcctaatttaatataatattcatatttctaatctttcttattaaaaattaatttattgactaattatctactaatttaacTGGGGTTTACACCTGCTGCTGATTTGTCTGCGATGGATCCGTGTAAATTTGTAGTTGGCGATGAGttggttgatgatgatgatggtgttGAAGGGGAGGGTGAAAACCCAAATGTTTAGCTATAGTAGATTGTTGTTTTTGCGTATGTGGTTTGGAACTTTTAGGCTTATAGCCGTTAGCTTTGTTTAATGTTCTTATTTTGAACTGCTGGCTTTAGCCAAACAAATTTGATAATGTTAAGATTTGGTTGCATGTTTATATAACATGTTTATTTTTGTGGGAAAATGCTTTTGAGTATTCGTACTTTCGAGTTAGTATTGTTTGTTGGTAGTATTCGGCCGAGTAGCATAGAGAATTAAAAGTAAGTTATGTATGTTGTATTGTAATATGATTATTGAAAGAGTGCGGGGTGGtgtgcctcattaaaacctcTCCAGCAAAATCCTCCTTAGGGATAAAATCTGGtagtaggaaaaagagtgcatcacCGTGTCCGACTTATAGACTAACTGAAATACATTCTTAAAGAAGATATGTTCCAACTGTTTGGTAGGATAGTTCCATCAAGCTTTTGTAGTTTGTAGGCTCCTTTGCCAATGACTTTTTGGATCCAGAACGGGCCTTCCCAATTGGCACTTAACTTGCTGTGTCCTTGTGGTTTTCGTACATCTTCAATTCTCTTTAGAACGAGGCCCCCTTCTAAGAATGTCCTCGATTTGAGTTTTTTGTTGTATTTCCGAGCTATAGCTCGTCTAGCAGCTAGTTGTTGTAGTGCTGACTTGTTTCACTTTCTTCGAAGAGGTCAAGCTTGGTTTTTCTATTTTCGATGTTGTCGCTTTCGTTGACATTTGTAGTTCTAAGATTTTGTAGGGAGATCTCAATGGGTAACATGGCGTCATATCTGTATACCAACCTGAAAGGggtttcccttgttgatgattatTCTATTGTGTTATAGCTCCACAGTACTTCAGAGATAAGCTCGGCCCATTCTTCTTTTGAGTCTTCGAGTTTCTTTTTAAGGCTCTGTAAAATGATCTTATTGGCAGCTTCGGCTATACCGTTAGTTTGTGGATGTTCAACAGACGAGAACTGTTGAACTATTTTGAAATTTCGTAAGAAGTTTGTGAATTTTTATCTATAAATTGTCTACCGTTATCGGTTATAATGGATTGAGGAATACCAAATCGGCagagtatattttttttttacaaaaaaaaatcatctttTCGAAAGTTATTTTTGCCAATGGTattgcttctatccactttgtaaTATAGTTAATAgcaacaattaaaaatttaacctGGCCTGGAGCGGGAGGAAAAGGTCCGAGAATGTCTAGCCCCCACTTGTTGAATGGCCAGCTTACCTCGGACGAGTGTAACTGCTCAGCTGGGTTATGGATGATTGGAGCGTGACGTTGGTAGTGGTCACAATGTTTAACCATGCAGTCTTATTGTAACGTCAACCAATAATAACCCGATTGGAGAATTTTGGAGACTAAACTTCGGCCTCCTATATGTGTTCTGCATACTCCTTTGTAGACATCGTCCATTGCTAACTTGGCATCCTCCGTGTTTAGGCATTTAAGGAGAGGTCTTGCGAAGCCTCGTTTGTATAGCTCAGTACCGAGTAGTGTGTAAAAACCtactcttcttttggattttcttttattttgaatgtTGTCGGGTATGTCACCTGTTTGCAAGTAACTTATGAAAGGTGTTCGCTAGTCATCTTCCTGCAAGATACTTGAAATTGTTGTTAGCGTAACACTTGGTTCATCGAGCGTTAGTTGGGATAATATAGGTGTCTTAGTTTGACTTCTTGTTGTTGCTAATTTTGAAAGGATATCTGCTCTatcattttgttcccgaggtatatgTGATATATCAAAATTTTGGAAACCGTTGGCAAGGTTATTGACAATGGTGTTGTATTTTTCTAATAATCGATCCTTTACCTGAAAATTACCTGTTACCTGTTGTACTATGAGTAAGGAATCGCATTTGACGCTTAGCTGTGTTATGCCCATTGTGTAGGCCAGTTGTAGTCCTGCTATTAGCACTTTGTATTCTGCTTGGTTATTGCTCGCATGGAAAGTAAATTGTAGAGATTGCTCTAAGGTTGTAACTTGTTCGTCCTCAAGTAGTATTCCTGCTTCGGAGCCCTTACTGTTTGAAGCTCCATCGACATATAGTGTCCATTTGTTATCCGTAGGACCTGTTTCTTCTAAGGTTTGTTCTGCAATAAAATTAGCTAAtgcttgagatttgatggctctTCGGGATTAGTACTGGATGTCGTATTCCGACAGCTCGATTGTCCATTTAACCAATTTATAATTTACtttctattttatattattattattgatttttaaGATACGATTTagatttattatattattattattatttatttaagatttgatattaaaatttgttatgcatatttattttttttaaatttataaaattataaattcaatctaattcaaccgtttaaatttgaatcagattggtttgtcaaaaaaaaaaactgcaaATCCAATCTAATTTAAccgtttgaatttgaatcagattgaattatctaaaaaaattatccaATTCAAATATGATATTGCAAGGCAAAGAGAATTGAACCCTAGCCAAGTCTGTGAACCGAATCCTATTtaagaaattcaaaaacaaaacaaCAAATTGAGATACGGAACCAATAACCTCTTCTATAGCCTTACTCACTTTATACACTCGGCCAAGTTTGTTGTTACTATATATGATGCCAAcaaccatatataatataaatgaattcattaaaattatcatataattttattatcattCAATAACAATGttctattataattttatatgatatatatagatattatattaaattataaatgcattgatttatttttactatttaatttttattttatagattTAACAAATTTGTGTCGTAAgaatacattttaaaaatataataataaaaaattttaaatatttttacaataaTCGGATTAATtaggagttttttttttttgcaccaGAGTATCCATCAGACCAGAAGTTAATGACTAATTCCTCGGGTACTGCAGATAAGTATCGAATCTGAGAGAAATGATTAAGAGACACAGATCCTCATCCATCTGTGCCAACTTGCGTTAGTATTAGCCTATTAGAAGTTCGATTTTGATAACTATACTGCTATCTTAAGAGCATGTTGTTTACAAATTGGACTATAGCCCAACTAGCAATGGACCACTTCAAGAAGGcccaaggaaaaaaaaaattatgctaaATTACTAAGCATAGTGAAATAAAAATTTCCAAATAAGAGAATCTGCTTCTTAATGCCAGATTTCTAGTATGCACAAAAATGAAGATGAAGATTGCAAAAGAATAATGTTATATATACAATAGTGAAAAAAAAGAGGTTAATTGATATACATTTATGGTATAAGAAAATTTTAGGCCATCActcaattatatatttattttataagatGTTCAAGATATTAGATCGTTAAGTAAAAAAAGTTGTCTAtgtaatatatgaaaattaatcccaaaaaaaaagctttcaatttttgtattaaaataaga includes:
- the LOC130962310 gene encoding protein ROOT PRIMORDIUM DEFECTIVE 1-like, which gives rise to MGIHIMKILIKHKHSFGFSISIRSKTTSAQYVASRVRDPTFEKLMDKYKSLFKVIAIQDLILANPRNPSVSIDFLSRLSQKLHLNRGATSFLRKFPHIFQIYYDPSKLQPFCRLTDAALDVSKQEEKAINASLPMVVDRLVRILSMSASKTVPLRAIFKVWRELGLPDNFEDSVISANPSVFKLCDAHEPNTHLLKLVEGVPRNGFRAAIEDWRVVECCKEDCNVRTELRFSFKHGYPPGMKLGKNFKAKVKEWQTLPYVGPYEVVVGEKKKSKAALMAMEKRAVSIVHEFLSLTVEKMVEVEKISQFRKWFGIDFNIRDLFLDHPGIFYLSTKGKRHTVFLREAYERGCLIEPNPVYVARRRLLDLVAMGRRGRSSINSNLQDESSSNDNDDIGEEEK